From Humisphaera borealis, the proteins below share one genomic window:
- a CDS encoding glycosyltransferase family 2 protein — MAPTDVSICIVNWNGGDMLRNLLASLRTSDPELAMQTIVVDNASSDQSLAGAEDALPGVRIIRNDRNTGFARANNQCAAVATGRYLLFLNNDTLASPGAISMLARFLDEHPNYVAAGPKLIGSDGQPQHTGRRLPTLRVILHQRVFVFSNWLRVFAGQYRRYRYGAFDPEIGADMPQLAAAALLVRSDVFHEIGGWDEGYEFGVEDVDLCLRLGRVGPIRYLPERSLIHFGRITSQANYGFTYAAYECGYARYLRKHHRSRLAAPFYKVLITLDTPLRLAFLATMLAGYRIIGRRDAAERTRRRLSAAAGFYFGQLRRFWRS; from the coding sequence TTGGCACCTACCGACGTCTCTATCTGCATTGTGAACTGGAACGGCGGGGACATGCTGCGCAACCTGCTGGCGTCGCTGCGGACCAGCGACCCGGAGCTGGCGATGCAGACCATCGTCGTTGATAACGCATCGAGCGACCAATCACTTGCCGGCGCAGAAGACGCGCTTCCCGGCGTGCGGATCATTCGCAACGACCGGAACACCGGCTTTGCGCGAGCCAACAACCAGTGTGCCGCCGTTGCGACCGGTCGATATCTGCTCTTCCTGAACAACGACACGCTGGCATCGCCGGGCGCGATTTCCATGCTGGCGCGGTTTCTAGACGAGCATCCGAACTATGTCGCGGCAGGCCCGAAGCTCATCGGGTCCGATGGGCAACCCCAGCACACCGGCCGGCGTCTGCCGACACTGCGGGTGATTCTGCACCAGAGGGTGTTCGTCTTCTCCAACTGGTTGCGGGTCTTCGCCGGGCAATACCGCAGGTATCGCTATGGCGCCTTCGACCCCGAGATCGGGGCCGACATGCCGCAACTCGCGGCTGCCGCCCTGCTCGTCAGGAGCGACGTTTTCCATGAGATTGGCGGCTGGGATGAAGGGTATGAGTTTGGGGTCGAAGATGTGGATCTTTGCCTTCGACTGGGTCGGGTGGGGCCGATCCGCTACCTGCCGGAGCGTTCCCTGATTCACTTCGGGCGAATCACCTCCCAGGCGAACTACGGATTCACGTACGCCGCATACGAATGTGGTTACGCCCGCTACCTGAGAAAGCACCACCGGAGCCGACTGGCCGCACCGTTCTACAAGGTCCTGATCACCCTCGACACCCCGCTGCGGCTTGCGTTCCTGGCGACGATGCTTGCCGGCTATCGGATCATTGGTCGCAGGGACGCCGCGGAGCGGACCCGGCGGAGGCTGTCAGCCGCGGCGGGTTTCTACTTCGGGCAGCTGCGCCGGTTCTGGCGTTCCTGA
- a CDS encoding NAD(P)(+) transhydrogenase (Si-specific): protein MRHFDVAVIGTGPAGQKAAIQAAKLGKRVCIIEKENVLGGAAINTGTVPSKALREAVLHLTGVGRRGLFGEMSRVKRNITVADLIYVSQQVIHHELAIIREHFERNNVELLWGAARFDNENILYVDRPDDFEAVSAEKIVIATGTRPARPASVPFDNKTVFTSDELLKLERLPKTMIVVGGGVIGVEYACMLAALGVKVTLVEGRRQVLGFLDNEITESFQYQMRRVGITLRMGEKVAKIERLTPAPRATTSPALLAAAAATSFATTSEADRPATLHPDAENGNGHTLDMFGDFVPNGPLVQATLESGKTLRAETLLYAVGRQGTTSALKLEKAGLEYDDRERLKVNGNYQTAKGHIYAVGDVIGFPALASTAMEQGRLAVCHAFGIPTMSIPELFPYGIYAIPEISMVGKTEDQLTAEGIPYEAGIAQYKELARGQLLGDETGMLKMLIHQQTGHILGVHAIGSGATELIHIGQAVMALGGTVEYFVNSVFNFPTLAEAYKVAALNGVNKLRHM, encoded by the coding sequence ATGAGACATTTCGACGTCGCGGTTATCGGTACCGGTCCCGCCGGCCAGAAGGCGGCCATCCAGGCGGCCAAGCTCGGCAAGCGTGTCTGCATCATCGAGAAGGAGAATGTGCTCGGCGGTGCCGCGATCAACACCGGCACCGTCCCCTCCAAGGCGCTGCGCGAAGCAGTGCTGCATCTGACCGGGGTGGGACGCCGCGGACTGTTCGGCGAGATGTCCCGGGTGAAGCGGAACATCACCGTCGCCGACCTGATCTACGTCAGCCAGCAGGTGATCCACCACGAGCTGGCGATTATCCGAGAGCACTTCGAGCGGAACAATGTCGAACTGCTGTGGGGCGCGGCTCGATTCGACAACGAGAACATTCTGTATGTCGATCGTCCCGACGATTTCGAAGCGGTCAGCGCCGAAAAAATCGTCATCGCGACCGGCACCCGACCGGCCCGGCCGGCCTCGGTCCCGTTCGACAACAAGACCGTCTTCACCTCCGACGAACTGCTGAAGCTGGAACGCCTTCCCAAGACCATGATCGTCGTCGGCGGCGGTGTGATCGGCGTTGAGTACGCCTGCATGCTCGCGGCGCTGGGCGTCAAGGTGACGCTCGTGGAAGGTCGGCGGCAAGTCCTGGGCTTCCTCGACAACGAAATCACCGAGTCGTTCCAGTACCAGATGCGCCGGGTGGGTATCACGCTGCGGATGGGAGAGAAGGTCGCAAAGATCGAACGGCTGACGCCGGCCCCCCGCGCGACGACTTCTCCCGCCCTGCTCGCCGCCGCTGCCGCCACCAGCTTCGCAACGACCTCCGAGGCCGATCGCCCGGCCACGCTCCACCCCGACGCGGAGAACGGCAACGGGCACACGCTGGATATGTTCGGCGACTTCGTGCCCAACGGTCCGCTCGTGCAGGCGACGCTCGAAAGCGGCAAGACGCTTCGGGCAGAAACCCTGCTCTACGCCGTCGGCCGGCAGGGTACCACGTCGGCGTTGAAGCTCGAAAAGGCCGGCCTCGAATACGACGACCGCGAGCGGCTCAAGGTCAACGGCAACTACCAGACCGCCAAGGGACACATCTATGCCGTCGGCGACGTCATCGGGTTTCCCGCACTGGCCTCAACGGCGATGGAACAAGGTCGGCTGGCGGTCTGCCATGCGTTCGGAATTCCGACCATGAGCATTCCGGAACTGTTCCCCTACGGAATCTACGCAATCCCCGAGATCAGCATGGTCGGCAAGACCGAGGACCAGCTCACCGCCGAAGGAATTCCTTACGAAGCCGGCATCGCCCAGTACAAGGAGTTGGCCCGCGGCCAGCTGCTGGGCGACGAGACCGGCATGCTCAAGATGCTGATCCACCAGCAAACCGGGCACATTCTCGGCGTTCATGCCATCGGCAGCGGCGCGACGGAACTGATCCATATCGGCCAGGCCGTCATGGCACTGGGCGGCACCGTCGAGTACTTCGTCAACAGCGTGTTTAACTTTCCGACGCTCGCCGAGGCGTACAAGGTCGCGGCGCTGAACGGGGTGAACAAGCTGCGGCACATGTGA
- a CDS encoding polysaccharide biosynthesis tyrosine autokinase, producing MTTLPQTTPVRVPRSVSGSPLAGPSGAMMAGGAGMLPPPGGLTGGDVMRVIRQNLWLIILAVIAGGICGYLVNNYYLVKYHSRYKTSGLMMVRSLSELPEPGSRRTTPGIEETQMLQATHAGTIMHEGLFLQAMSEPGGKIRETAWFASFQNEADPMAEMKKDLRANLRVTPSKSSRLIEIEMTTSDPKDAKKIIEELGDLHIRNYADRHRKDENEAVGLMTKEKRFLQLELDEEVNKQLGELESSLGSDTVEVSANYNGKRMMLDRMLQERSQINSQLAGLNAQLNGMETDVRDGRTPSEVQTLLSRDGRYLSAKQRLDDMDVEIDQLAIKLGEGHDLVVSYKKRREGYRQKLDEIREELKADYTETYRSQLRNQVNAYNANGNVIDQEIDKLSRSLGDLNNKMQRYRVLLEKERRLRDKINAMEAEIRMISQFRVATNWAQVEWSSKPQNPDFPSFPKLPITMAVAMMLSLALSVGIAFLRELTDTTVRSPRDVAKVGQLTLLGLIPHEQDDPQAQGARLPLSILDAPNSHIAEQFRQIRTRLQYAHSLDTTRSLLITSPSPEDGKSTVACNIAASLALNGRRILLVDANFRRPQLNTLFNVPNEQGFGDALSDLDKMPECVRPTEVPNLSLMVAGTRPVNPTELLESQFFIDFIERALEEFDHVIFDSGPLLMVSESVAMAPRVDGVITVVRARGNSRGLLQRLRDELRKVKADHLGVVLNAVRSQGGGYYGRNIKSYYAYQNA from the coding sequence ACTCACCGGTGGCGACGTCATGCGCGTCATCCGCCAGAACCTCTGGCTCATCATCCTTGCCGTCATTGCCGGCGGCATCTGCGGTTACCTGGTCAATAACTACTACCTCGTCAAGTATCACTCGCGCTACAAGACCTCGGGGCTGATGATGGTCCGTAGTCTCAGCGAACTCCCCGAGCCCGGCTCCCGCCGAACCACGCCGGGTATCGAAGAAACGCAGATGCTGCAGGCCACTCACGCCGGCACCATCATGCACGAAGGTCTGTTCCTCCAGGCGATGAGCGAGCCGGGCGGAAAGATTCGTGAAACCGCATGGTTTGCCTCGTTCCAGAACGAGGCCGACCCGATGGCGGAAATGAAGAAGGATCTTCGCGCCAACCTGCGCGTCACGCCGAGCAAGTCGTCCCGCCTGATTGAAATCGAGATGACCACGTCCGACCCCAAGGACGCCAAGAAGATCATCGAAGAGCTCGGCGACCTTCACATCCGCAACTACGCCGACCGCCACCGCAAGGACGAAAACGAAGCCGTCGGCCTGATGACCAAGGAAAAGCGGTTCCTGCAGTTGGAACTCGACGAAGAAGTCAACAAGCAGCTCGGCGAACTCGAATCGTCGCTCGGTAGCGATACGGTCGAAGTGTCGGCCAACTACAACGGTAAGCGGATGATGCTGGATCGCATGCTCCAGGAGCGGAGCCAGATCAACAGCCAGCTCGCCGGGCTGAATGCCCAGCTCAACGGTATGGAGACGGACGTCCGCGACGGACGTACGCCGTCGGAAGTGCAAACCCTCCTGAGCCGCGACGGCCGGTACCTGAGTGCTAAGCAGCGTCTGGATGACATGGATGTCGAGATCGACCAGCTCGCGATCAAGCTCGGCGAAGGTCACGACTTGGTGGTGTCTTACAAGAAGCGTCGCGAAGGCTATCGCCAGAAGCTCGATGAGATTCGTGAAGAGCTCAAGGCCGACTACACCGAAACCTACCGTTCGCAGCTTCGCAACCAGGTCAACGCCTACAACGCCAACGGCAACGTGATTGACCAGGAAATCGACAAGCTGTCGCGATCCCTCGGCGACCTGAATAACAAGATGCAGCGATACCGCGTGCTGCTGGAAAAGGAACGCCGCCTGCGCGACAAGATCAACGCGATGGAAGCCGAGATTCGAATGATCTCGCAGTTCCGCGTGGCAACGAACTGGGCTCAGGTCGAGTGGAGCAGCAAGCCGCAGAACCCCGACTTCCCGTCGTTCCCCAAGCTGCCCATCACCATGGCGGTTGCGATGATGTTGTCGCTGGCGCTCAGCGTGGGCATCGCGTTTCTGCGGGAACTCACCGACACCACCGTCCGCTCGCCGCGTGACGTGGCCAAGGTCGGTCAGCTTACGCTGCTGGGTCTCATCCCCCACGAGCAGGACGATCCGCAGGCCCAGGGCGCTCGGCTGCCGCTGTCGATCCTCGATGCACCGAACTCGCACATTGCCGAACAGTTCCGTCAGATTCGCACCCGTCTGCAGTACGCCCACTCGCTGGATACGACGCGCAGTCTGCTCATCACCAGCCCGAGCCCGGAAGACGGCAAGAGCACAGTGGCGTGCAATATTGCCGCTTCGCTCGCTCTCAACGGCCGTCGCATCCTGCTGGTCGATGCCAACTTCCGCCGGCCCCAGCTCAACACGTTGTTCAATGTGCCCAACGAGCAGGGCTTCGGCGACGCGTTGTCTGACCTGGACAAGATGCCCGAATGTGTTCGGCCGACCGAAGTTCCCAACCTCAGCCTGATGGTCGCTGGTACCCGTCCGGTCAACCCGACGGAGCTTCTGGAAAGCCAGTTCTTCATCGATTTCATCGAACGGGCCCTTGAGGAGTTCGATCACGTGATCTTCGACAGCGGCCCGCTGCTGATGGTGTCGGAGTCGGTCGCGATGGCCCCGCGTGTCGATGGCGTCATCACCGTCGTCCGCGCCCGTGGCAACAGCCGTGGCTTGCTCCAGCGGCTCCGCGACGAACTCCGCAAAGTCAAGGCCGACCACCTCGGCGTCGTCCTCAACGCCGTTCGTTCGCAGGGTGGCGGTTACTACGGCCGCAACATCAAGAGCTACTACGCCTACCAGAACGCGTAA
- a CDS encoding sialate O-acetylesterase — protein MKPMSLRLRTALMAAALPAAFLFAGQANADVKLPAVIGNSMVLQQGQPVPVWGWADDGEKVTVKFGDQTVTTEAAGGKWSVKLAPLTASAKPAEMTVSGKNSITLKDILVGEVWVCSGQSNMEWTVSSAKDAQKEIAAANHPTIRLFDVPNTTSPKEKQTDTKAAWTACTPQTIGPFTAVGYYFGRELNQKLNVPVGLLHSSWGGTPAEAWTEISYFQKSPELAGIPSSWDQQAQNYQKQKEAWDKNKDKLMADWKAKADEAKAAKKPVPQQPRPPQDPATSPHSPATLYNGMISPLLPYASKGAIWYQGESNAGRAYAYRTLLPLMIQSWRDAWGNQDFKFLIVQLANFQQPAKVPGDDSWAELREAQTMTAALPNNGQALAIDLADADNPNDIHPKNKQDVGKRLALVALGKYYGKDVVYAGPEYDSMKIDGEKAVIKFKNAQGLKAKGDKVLGFAICGEDKKWVWADAKVEGDTVVVSSPEVKKPVAVRYAWSINPLTNLYNAADLPANPFRTDNWPGVTQPKK, from the coding sequence ATGAAACCCATGAGTCTTCGTCTGCGAACCGCCCTGATGGCGGCCGCGCTTCCGGCGGCGTTCTTGTTTGCCGGTCAGGCCAACGCCGATGTGAAGCTTCCCGCGGTTATTGGCAATTCGATGGTTCTGCAGCAGGGACAGCCGGTGCCGGTCTGGGGCTGGGCCGACGACGGCGAAAAGGTCACGGTGAAGTTCGGCGACCAGACCGTCACCACCGAGGCCGCCGGCGGCAAGTGGTCGGTCAAACTCGCGCCGCTGACGGCCAGTGCCAAGCCTGCCGAGATGACCGTCTCCGGGAAGAACAGCATCACGCTGAAGGACATTCTCGTCGGCGAGGTCTGGGTTTGCTCGGGACAGTCGAACATGGAATGGACCGTCAGCAGCGCGAAGGACGCACAGAAGGAAATCGCCGCCGCGAATCACCCGACGATCCGGCTGTTCGACGTTCCCAACACCACGTCGCCCAAGGAAAAGCAGACCGACACCAAGGCCGCCTGGACCGCCTGCACGCCGCAGACGATCGGACCCTTCACCGCGGTGGGGTACTACTTCGGTCGCGAGCTCAATCAGAAATTGAACGTTCCCGTGGGCCTGCTCCACTCGAGCTGGGGCGGCACGCCGGCAGAAGCATGGACCGAGATCAGCTATTTCCAGAAGTCGCCGGAATTGGCCGGTATCCCGTCCAGCTGGGATCAACAGGCACAGAACTACCAGAAGCAGAAGGAAGCCTGGGACAAGAACAAGGACAAGCTGATGGCCGACTGGAAGGCCAAGGCTGACGAAGCCAAGGCAGCCAAGAAGCCGGTCCCCCAGCAACCCAGGCCGCCACAGGACCCGGCCACCAGCCCGCACAGCCCCGCGACGCTCTACAACGGAATGATCTCGCCGCTGCTCCCGTACGCCAGCAAGGGCGCCATCTGGTATCAGGGCGAGAGCAATGCCGGCCGTGCCTACGCCTACCGAACGCTGCTACCGCTGATGATCCAGAGCTGGCGTGACGCCTGGGGCAACCAGGACTTTAAGTTCCTGATCGTGCAGCTGGCCAACTTCCAGCAGCCGGCGAAGGTTCCCGGCGACGACAGCTGGGCGGAACTTCGAGAAGCCCAGACAATGACCGCGGCGCTGCCCAACAACGGTCAGGCGCTGGCGATCGATCTGGCCGACGCCGACAACCCCAACGACATTCACCCCAAGAACAAGCAGGACGTCGGCAAGCGATTGGCGCTTGTCGCCCTCGGCAAGTACTACGGCAAGGACGTCGTATACGCCGGCCCCGAATACGACTCGATGAAGATTGACGGCGAAAAGGCCGTGATCAAGTTCAAGAACGCCCAGGGTTTGAAGGCCAAGGGCGACAAGGTGCTTGGCTTTGCGATCTGCGGCGAGGACAAGAAGTGGGTCTGGGCCGATGCGAAAGTCGAAGGCGACACCGTCGTCGTCTCGAGCCCCGAGGTGAAAAAGCCGGTCGCGGTGCGGTATGCGTGGAGCATCAACCCGCTGACGAACCTCTATAACGCAGCCGACCTTCCCGCCAACCCGTTCCGCACGGACAACTGGCCCGGCGTGACGCAGCCGAAGAAGTAA
- a CDS encoding CPBP family intramembrane glutamic endopeptidase, translating to MPHDPARRDRLGVLIAWAAIAISTGAIVVAVFRADADRTRLAHEANVGLHDGVDNPQFDLQAKYAVGTKRIAQLGGAPTPIGLSAELRKQSTSRNDRLRLVPVIAELEGKPAAIAELGRLSGGAAAPATASASMPGGPIAPSTVPSAPPDHLSPKRSVAARVLYQIYTEGAAAVSPSDRQLLTDRLGWSGRLALAFGLPDDQPDRKTVIDQAVLFAGTFLGVVLAALGGTLAGLVLLVLAVVMVTRGKMALRYSQQTPAAVARLEPGELPAPWTAYQGSWLPASLGQPRAMPGSPAAPIDVGMLPARSHLESRPCLGPLRSANGRTGPFLEAFAIYLAGQVVLSRVLHALVDDYSIAWNFVAIVPVVLALFWPIFRGVHGSAFRRGFGWSAPQGVWREVGSGIVGYLAGLPVFAVGCAITIVLVKTFDASPTHPIAGEAGGAWQNLMLIVLASVWAPVVEETFFRGALVHHLRTRFGWIVSALLSSLIFAAIHPQGWTLIPGLMSLAIVFCAIREWRGSTYGGMVAHALHNGTLVSLMILAAG from the coding sequence ATGCCCCACGACCCCGCACGTCGCGATCGCTTAGGCGTTCTCATCGCGTGGGCCGCGATCGCGATCAGCACGGGCGCCATTGTCGTCGCTGTGTTTCGCGCGGATGCAGACCGAACCCGTCTGGCGCACGAAGCCAATGTCGGACTGCACGATGGGGTGGACAATCCCCAGTTTGACCTGCAGGCCAAGTACGCCGTCGGCACCAAGCGCATCGCACAGTTGGGCGGGGCACCAACTCCGATCGGCCTGTCGGCGGAACTGCGTAAGCAATCGACGTCGCGAAACGATCGGCTCAGACTGGTGCCGGTGATTGCCGAACTGGAAGGCAAGCCCGCTGCGATCGCCGAACTGGGTCGCCTGTCGGGCGGCGCTGCGGCCCCGGCAACTGCTTCAGCGAGTATGCCTGGCGGGCCGATTGCGCCGTCGACGGTCCCATCCGCACCGCCCGATCATCTGTCGCCGAAGCGATCTGTTGCCGCCCGGGTGCTTTACCAGATCTATACCGAAGGTGCCGCAGCGGTCTCGCCGTCCGATCGGCAGCTTCTGACCGACCGGCTGGGATGGTCGGGACGGCTGGCGCTGGCGTTCGGGCTGCCGGACGATCAGCCTGATCGAAAGACCGTCATCGACCAGGCCGTCCTGTTCGCCGGTACCTTCCTCGGGGTGGTCTTGGCAGCGCTGGGTGGCACACTGGCCGGGCTGGTGCTGCTGGTGTTGGCTGTCGTGATGGTGACGCGGGGCAAGATGGCACTGCGGTATTCGCAGCAAACGCCTGCGGCCGTTGCACGGCTTGAGCCCGGCGAACTCCCCGCGCCATGGACAGCCTATCAAGGCTCCTGGTTGCCGGCGAGCCTTGGTCAACCTCGTGCGATGCCAGGTTCGCCTGCCGCCCCGATTGACGTCGGCATGTTGCCGGCCCGTTCGCATCTCGAGAGTCGTCCTTGCCTCGGTCCGCTTCGGTCCGCTAACGGCCGGACCGGACCATTTCTCGAGGCGTTCGCGATCTACCTCGCGGGGCAGGTCGTGCTTTCGCGCGTACTCCACGCACTGGTCGATGATTACTCGATTGCCTGGAACTTCGTCGCGATCGTGCCCGTCGTCCTCGCGTTATTCTGGCCGATTTTCAGGGGCGTACACGGAAGCGCGTTTCGTCGAGGCTTCGGCTGGAGCGCGCCGCAAGGCGTCTGGCGGGAGGTGGGAAGCGGGATCGTCGGCTACTTGGCCGGCCTTCCGGTGTTTGCCGTCGGCTGCGCGATCACCATCGTGCTCGTCAAAACGTTCGACGCGTCGCCGACGCACCCGATCGCCGGCGAAGCCGGTGGTGCCTGGCAGAACCTGATGCTGATTGTTCTCGCCAGTGTCTGGGCGCCGGTCGTCGAAGAGACCTTCTTCCGCGGCGCCCTCGTCCATCACCTCCGCACGCGTTTTGGCTGGATTGTCTCGGCCCTGCTGTCGTCGCTGATCTTCGCTGCGATCCATCCACAGGGGTGGACGCTGATCCCCGGGCTGATGTCGCTCGCGATCGTGTTCTGCGCCATTCGCGAGTGGCGGGGCAGCACCTATGGCGGGATGGTGGCTCACGCGCTGCACAATGGGACGCTGGTGTCGCTGATGATCCTCGCGGCCGGATGA